A window of the Hordeum vulgare subsp. vulgare chromosome 5H, MorexV3_pseudomolecules_assembly, whole genome shotgun sequence genome harbors these coding sequences:
- the LOC123398159 gene encoding uncharacterized protein LOC123398159, whose amino-acid sequence MEREAGRFRRRDGRPTRAQHPFKRGARHPPTPSSPRGPARTLLSSAGVPRGGRRASSKATRARTTRLGKQGMATRSSKARHRSEASAPATSVAVAAARAQDAPKAPLRRSAAFPPRRSHSHPQPHPHGHQRCDSEPVSRSGRQPRCGEVAGGTAAGCAAVCCCFPCVMVEVVVLATVRAPAALCRRAVRARRRRRSASAGQAVDMYELLVEDGTVAEPGDPAVVWPAGQPAEDAGDMEKEVWSRFYGAGFWRSPSQLGDEIR is encoded by the coding sequence ATGGAGAGAGAGGCCGGCCGGTTTCGCCGCCGCGATGGCCGCCCGACCCGCGCGCAGCACCCATTTAAGCGCGGCGCTCGTCATCCACCCACGCCTTCCTCTCCCCGCGGTCCGGCGCGCACACTACTTTCTTCGGCGGGCGTTCCACGTGGTGGCCGCCGCGCCAGCTCTAAGGCCACCCGCGCGCGAACGACTCGCCTAGGCAAGCAAGGCATGGCCACCCGCTCTAGCAAGGCGCGCCACCGCTCCGAGGCATCCGCCCCCGCCACCTCCGTCGCCGTCGCGGCGGCGAGGGCGCAGGACGCGCCCAAGGCCCCGCTGAGGCGCTCCGCGGCCTTCCCGCCGCGCCGCTCGCACAGCCACCCGCAGCCGCATCCGCACGGCCACCAGCGCTGCGACAGCGAGCCGGTCAGCCGCAGCGGCAGGCAGCCCCGCTgcggcgaggtggccggcggcacGGCGGCGGGCTGCGCCGCCGTCTGCTGCTGCTTCCCGTGCGTCATGGTGGAGGTCGTCGTGCTCGCCACGGTCCGCGCGCCGGCCGCGCTCTGCCGGCGCGCGGTCCGggcgcgccggcgccggcgctcgGCCTCGGCGGGGCAGGCGGTGGACATGTACGAGCTACTCGTCGAAGACGGCACCGTGGCCGAGCCCGGGGACCCGGCGGTGGTCTGGCCCGCGGGTCAGCCGGCGGAGGATGCCGGGGACATGGAGAAGGAGGTGTGGTCGAGGTTCTACGGCGCCGGCTTCTGGAGGAGCCCCTCGCAGCTCGGCGACGAGATCAGATGA